The nucleotide sequence TAACTAAAAAATAATCACTTATTTTAGGCCAAAAATTCCTTGCATGCCTCAACGCAATCACGACAGGCTTTTGCACATTCCTGGCAGTGATCGTGCTCGTGTTTTCCACATTCATCGGCACAGTCGTTACAAACCTCGATACAGTATTTTACTAGTGCGTTGACATTGGTATAACCTGTAGAAAGCACCTGATTTAAAGTACTGCAAACTTCGGCACAAACACGGTCTGTACGTATACAGTTTGCCATCATTTTTACATTTTCTTCATCTAAACAAGCATCGGCACAATAATTACAATGATTGATGCAATTTCCCAGTGCGTGTATTAATTTTTCGTTTCTCATGACATATAATTTTTGTTATCTCTTAAAAGTATAGGATAACAGATCAAAAATGTCTTAAAGTCCTGATAAGGTTTTGTTATAATAATACTATTTAAGACGTATAGATCTTAATCGTAACGCATTTGCAATAACCGATACCGAACTGAAGCTCATCGCCAGTGCTGCGATCATTGGTGAGAGTAATATTCCGAAGATGGGAAATAATACTCCGGCGGCCACAGGAACCCCTAAGGTATTATAGATAAGGGCGAAAAACAGATTCTGTTTAATATTTCGCATTACCTTTTCACTCAACGTAAAAGCCTTTACGATACCCTGTAAGTCTCCTTTAACGAGCGTAATTCCTGCACTCTCTATGGCAACATCGGTTCCGGTGCCCATGGCAATTCCTACATCACTTTTGGCCAAGGCCGGAGCGTCATTGATCCCATCCCCGGCCATGGCAACCTTTTTACCTTCCTTTTGATATCTCTCTACCTCTTCCAGTTTTTGCTTCGGAAGTACTTCAGCTTTAAAATGCTTTATATTGAGTTCGTTCGCTACTGCTCTTGCCGTATCTTCATTGTCTCCGGTTAACATGATCACCTCTATTCCCTTTTTCTGAAGTGTCGCTATTGCTTCCTTACTTGTACTTTTTATGGCATCCGAGATCACCACATAGCCCACGACCGTATTATCGACAGCCACCATAGGTACGGTTTTTCCCTTTTTTTGCTGCTGAAGGATTTCCACTTGAAGCTTTTCGGGTACAGCAGCTTTAACATCCTCCATTAACTTTTGGTTCCCAACCGCTACCTTCTTGCCGTGTACTTCACCGGTAACCCCCTTGCCTGTTACAGCATCGAAATCTGTAGCCTCTAAAACTTCTATATCTTTCATTTTACCGTGTTGTACCGTGGCTTCTGCCAGGGGATGCTCACTTAAACTGTTCAAGGAGACAACAAATTGAAGCACTTCTTTTTCTGAAAATCCTCCTTCAGAAACTCCTACTTTTTCTACCGACGGTGTTCCTTCGGTAATTGTGCCGGTCTTATCGATAATAAGAACCTCAACTTTATTGAGCGTTTCCAACGCCTCGGCATTTTTGATCAATACGCCGTTCTGAGCTCCTTTACCAACGCCAACCATCACCGACATGGGTGTGGCGAGTCCCAAGGCACACGGACACGCAATGATCAACACCGCAATGGCATTTACGAGTGCAAAAACATAAGCCGGATCGGGTCCGAATATCGCCCAGACAACAAAAGTAATTATCGAAACAAGCACAACGATAGGCACAAAATACCCCGAAATGGTATCGGCCAATTTTTGAATTGGCGCCCTGCTCCTACTGGCGTTATTTACCATCTGAATGATCTGCGCCAATAAAGTTTCCGAACCTACCTTTTCGGCCTTCATCTCGAACGAACGATTGCCGTTAATGGTCCCCGAACTCACCCCATCTCCTTCCCTCTTATTTACAGGAACCGGTTCTCCGGAGATCATCGACTCATCTACCGAAGTTTCTCCTTTGGTGATGCTTCCGTCAACAGGAATCTTTTCTCCGGGTTTTACCCGCAACACATCGCCTTTGGAAATTTCATCTATAGCAATCTCCTCCTCTGTACCATTCACAATGCGAATGGCCTTGTTGGGAGCAAGTTTCAGTAATTCCTTTACCGCCGAATTGGTGCGCTGATGTGCCCGTGCTTCCAAAAGCTGCCCCAATAGCACCAGAGTGAGAATAACGGTTGCGGCTTCAAAATAGACATGGACCGTCCCGGCTTCCGTTTTAAACTGAGCAGGGAAAATATCCGGAAAAAGCATTCCGAAGACACTAAACAACCAGGCGACCCCAGCCCCGATCCCGATAAGCGTGAACATATTGAGATTCCACGTCTTGACCGAACGATACGCTCGTTCAAAAAACATCCAGGTAGCGTAAAATACAACCGGTATCGACAATCCAAACTGAACCCAGTTCCAATATTTCATGGGCATCCAGGTGTAAATCGGATTGTTGTGCACCATTTCGGACATGGCGATCAAAAATATAGGCAACGTAAATCCAAGCGCGATCCAGAATTTTCTCCGAAGAATTTTATACGATTTGTTCTCGTCAGATTCCTGCGGCTCCATAGCTACCAGATTCATACCGCAAATGGGGCAATCACCGGGTTCATCCCTTACTACTTCGGGATGCATCGGGCAAGTATACTGAGTTTGGGAAGTTCTCATCATACTCACTTCTTCCACCAGATCCATCCCACAAACCGGACAATCCCCCGGAGCATCATAGGTTTTTTCACCCTCACAATGCATGGGACAATAATACGTCCCTGTACCTTTCCCTTTCGGCATCTTCTCTTTGTGAGGTATATGCTGCTGTTCGTGGCCCGGTAAGGTAATGGAATACCGCGCGCCTTTTTCCTGTAAAGCCTGCTGTAAAACCTCCAGAGGAATATGAGAATCCATCTCAATGGTCGCTTCAGCCTTCTCAAGATCCACAAACGCCTTAGCAACGCCTTTGATCCCGGTTAAAACATCTTCCACGTGCTGTCTGCATCCTTGACAGGTCATTCCGTGGATTTGATAATCGTGCTTCATGGTCTCAGGTTTTAAGCGTCATATCAAATGGCGCTATCTAATGATCGTGATCATGATGGTCATGATCTTCATGCTCTCCATCGGGATTGGCAACGATTTCCTTCCATTCAAAGACATTAATTTTACCATTTCGGTAATTAATAACATGCAATTTGTCATTGATAAGAATAAGATCGGTTGGCTTTGCAATATTTTCTGAAACCTCCTGCTGCAAAACACCTTGGTGATCAAAAACAAGAATTCGGTCGTTTTCAAAATCGGTTACAAATACGTTCATATCTGAAACATAAATTCCGGTTGCCGCATTCATCTTCTGGTCGGCACCCATTTGCTGAAGATATTTACCGGTCTTATCGAAAGCCTGTATGCGGTTGTTATAGGCATCTGCCACCCAGATACGATCCTCGGTTATCTGTACGTCGGTAGGATAGTAGAATTCTCCTTCGGCCTTCCCTTCCTTTCCGAAGGAGATCCAGTCCTGTCCTGTTTCAGAATATAAGATTCTGTTGTTATAGAAGTCGGCAATCGCAATTTCGGTACCTCGCCGCCACACTCCTGCTGGAGCATCCAGACTGTCCTCAATTGCCATAATGTTTACAACATCCTCCTTCCATCTCATGATCTGGTCGTTTCCGTATTGGGGAATAACAACTTCCGAATTTTCAGAAGAGATATGCATGGGCCTATCCAAAGAATCGATCGTTTTTCTCACTTTACCGTTTTCATCGATAAGTACCACTCTGTTGTGATCGCCGTCACTTAGCCAGATCCCTTCAGCCGAATGCGCGATCCCAATGGGATTTACGCCTTCAGTTATTATAGTTTGTGATAATTGCCAGCTCTTTGGCTTTTCTTCCTGCTTACAGGAAAATAATGTAAATACGGCGGCTGCCGCGATGATAAGGTTTTTCATTTTTAATGCTTTAAAAAAATCATTCCGAAGAAGATCTGAACTCCTTCGGAATGAAACTTATTAATTATTGATCCAGACGTTCGTAAAGACAACATGCAGGTAAAGACTCGTAGGTATCCTTTGAAGCCTTGTGCGATTTTGTATCGTGACCCACTTTTGCAATGGCCTTTTCAATGGTTTCCAGATTAGCCACGTTCGAATCGAAAGTAACTTCCAGCATTTGGGTGTCCTTATCCCAGCTTGCTGTGCTTACCCCGTTAACCGTCTTGGCACTCTTTAGAATACGCGCCTCACACATTCCGCATTTTCCGGCGACAACGGTCGATTTGGTTACCAGTTTAGCACCTTCGGCCACCATGCTCTCTGAAACTCCTGAAGTTTCTACTTTCCCATTGGCTCTTACGATCTTTGCCGTGATAGGTGTATAACCTGCCTTTTCTACCTGTTGTTGAACGGCATCCATGGTAAGGTTCTTTTCGGAAGGATAGTTAAAGGAAAAGTTCCCTGTTTCGATCTCGATCTCCACATCTTTAATTCCTTTAAATTCCTTGAACTTCTTTTCCAATCCGTAGGCACAGAACGGACAACCTAGTCCGTCGACCTGAATAAGAAACTGATCCATCGATTTTTGAGCATTTGCTCCCATAACACTTACCAGTGCTACGATTACTGTAATAATTATTGATTTTTTCATTGTATTTATTTTTAAAAGTTTTTATTAAAATATATAACGTGTTCCCAGAAACACTGCATAATTAAGATCTCGTGTTGTTGAGTCTCTAAAATCCTGAATTAGCGGTAGCTGTACCGCTGCTTCCCAGGTCCATCTTTTTCGAGCATACTGAATTCCCTGTGCATAGAGCAACTGATATTCATTGAGTTCGGTAAAAGATTCACTGATATATTCAAAATATAAATTCAACTGATTCACCGGATACGTCGGTTTTAAAAGAGGAAGTCCGAAGCCTAATTTATAGACGAATTTGTCCATCTCTCCTTCGGGCGACCATTCGTATCCTACCTCATTGGAGACTCCTAATTTGAGTGATTCATACCCTCCAACGATTCCGTAGTAACCGGAATATTCTCCGGTACTCATCCCCTCTATATCCAGCTTTTCTCCTGTTGGAAGTGTTTGAAGGGTCTTGGCAACCATCCTGAACGTTTTCCCGGTACCATCCTTTCTATAGAATTGATATTTTCCGAGTACATTAATGTCTCCCAAAGTGCTTCCACTTCCTCTTCCCGAAGTGTCCGAAAAATCGTAATGTACGTATGGAAGGTGAACCGCCACCAAACTGTTGGAGGAGATTACATAATGCCCCATGATGGGAACATGAACAAAGGTGCCCTCGTCGGTATTCCGTATCTCAGTAAGGGTCTTGAACACTACGGTATTGCCTCCCAGCATTATCGGTTTATCTCCGGTAATTGGAGGTCCCTGGGCCAACGCAATTTGTGAGATCAGGATTGAAAGTATGGCTAAAAGCCTGTATTTAAAATGCATGTTTAGTTATGATTTAAGTGAACGAATAATTTTTCTGAAGAAAGTCAGAAATAGTCATCCTTGTAAAAAGGATCATCAATTCACATAGATCAAATTAGGAAGGTCTCGTACAGGATCTGAAGGTCCCGTTCGAGGGGTGGCGGATCATAATCCGCGAAGTTATTAGTCTTGTCCGGATAATTCTCCGGAGTTTGAAGTACAAAAACCGAAACAAAGGCTGTTACAAAATTCTTATCGAATTCGATATCGAAAGTTGCTTTCGAAAAAGTATTATCGGTCTCGACGTTTACATATTCGTTATCACAACAATCATGAGCTGCCGTTTCATCTTCACAACCTGGCATATCCATCGCCATGCCACAGGAGAGGTGCTTTTCACCCAAAGTAATTTCCGAGAGCATTTTATACTCCCCGCAAAAATGTTGCGCATAGGTAATACCGGTACTGCTCGCTAAAAGCAAGACCGACATGAGAATGGAAATTAGTTGTTTCATTACTGCAAATATACTTCAAAAATGAAGCCAGAATACTTAATTTTTTATTAATTCTGTTTGATCTCGGAATCTATACGCCCACATTTAAGCATTTTAGATCCAAAATAGGGGTTGTAAATGTCTTTGCTTTCACTTAACCAGTAAGCTCCGGTATTATTAAATGCCATAGGGCAGTATTGTTTATAGACGGTCCCCGATTCGATCGCCTTTTTAACCATGGGTTCCATCTCCCTAGTAACAATCTTAAAGGCCCTGCGCAGTTCTTCTATGTTTGAGGCATTCACCATATTGTCAGTGGCGTCGATGGCATTTGAGCCGGCATTGTGCTTTGCCAGCAATTTTTTAAGTTGAGATGCTCTGGCAGCAGCATTGGCAGGGTCTGTATACACCAGTGCCGTTTTCACTTCAATATATTTGGTGAAGATCTCTTTCATGCCCTCTTCCTCGAATTCTACATCTATGGGACCCTGAAGTGCTACTTCATCGCTTTTAAGCGGTTTCTGGGTGTCTACGGTGACGATTTCAGGTTCTTCATTTTTCTTTTCGTCGGCACAGGACACTAAAACAGTGAATCCTATGATTAGCAAGTACAGACTATATCTCTTCATGACTATTTTTTTGAAAGATCAAAGGTATAAATTTCTTCAGTATTTCTTCTGAAAATAGAAAGCAGGAATTAAAAGAAGTAGAAAAACCGGTTGAATTAAGAATCTTCGTACGTAGAAAAGTGCCATATGATTTCCTGCTTCCGAAGAATGAATTAAAAGATAAAAGGCGATCATAGCAACAATAAACAATAGCAAATAAAGAACTACGGAAAGCTCTAATATTTCTTTTTTCTGAAAGACCACCCATAAAATTGCCAGCGAGAGCACTGTATTGATCACAAAACGCAACCCTGTATGCAAGAGTAAACAAACTTCCGAAAGATCGGGTAAGGGATGTGTAGTATGATCGGTTTTAAAGAATTCCAGTAATGGATCATAGAACAGCACAGCCTCAAACATTCGGATGGCAACGAGACCTACCGTTAGGACAATAACCAAAAGTATCTGAACGGGTTTATTCATTAGTTTCGGTTTTATTAAGCATTTTTACCCAGAGCATCCAGAGCAGGAAGACCATGCCGTATATTAACCCCGGAAATACGACCCCGTGCAGGACCTTTTCATATTCGGGGTAATGGTATAAGGCAATAGCTAAAATTACGATCCTTAGGATGTTAATGGCATAGATCAAGACGGAACCCGCGAGAATAAAGAGCACGGTCTTTTTAAATTTTTGGGCAAAGGCGATCACAAAGGCAATAAATAAAATTATGATGCTTACCGAATTACACCCTTCTATGATTCGCGCTACATAGTCTCCGTTTACGATGAGTTTCATGGTAGGGTCCGTATTATGGGCAACGATCTCTGCATTATAATTTAGGCCCGAGATCACCGCCGTGCTTTGCCTGGCAACCAGATGTGTAACAAAATCCGGAGTATATAACCCACCTTTGGAAAAATTCAGATAAAGGCCGTACAGCAGGCTCAATAATAGATAAACCCCCAGAAACAGGAGTATAAAACGAATAACTGATTTATATTTTTTAAAGAGTTTCTTCAAGAATGTGACCTCAGATTTTAACAAAAATACAGCATTTCATTTTGGCAGTTGTTGACAATTTAAAATACATTTACTTAAAATTAAGAATCATGCCGTTCGATAAACTAAAACCTAAAGTCACTACTATACTTGCCAACGAAAGTGAATCCGTGGATGACCGACTCACCGAAGTATGCGAGTTATTACAAGCTTCGATAGGGTATTATGATTGGGTAGGCTTTTATTTTGCCAATCACGAAGCTCGCACATTACATCTCAGGGCTTTTGCGGGTGAACCTACCGATCATGTGGTAATTCCGTTTGGAAAAGGGATATGCGGACAGGTAGCCGAATCGAATGAAAATTTCGTGGTAGCCGATGTAAAAGCACAGAACAACTACATTGCCTGCAGCATGTATGTTAAGGCCGAGATCGTGATTCCCTTATTCAAGGACGGTGTGAATGTGGGACAGATAGATATTGATTCGCATATGGCAGATCCTTTTTCTCCGGAAGACGAGCGTTTTTTGGAATGGGTAAATGAGCGGGTTTCAGAGATTCTATAAGCTGTTAACTCTATTAATTGTAGTTGCATTTCACGAATCACAGTTCACGATTCACTTCAAACATCCTACATTCCGGTTCTAATGGCCTCCACAGGATCGAGCTTTGATGCCGAAATGGCCGGTAAGATCCCGGAAATAAGTCCGATGGCCGCCGAAATAGCAGTACCGATAAACATGTTCCAAGGCGACAGCACAAATTCGAAATCGCCTGTAAATTGTGAGGCCAGGATGGAAACTATAAATACTAAAAAGAGGCCGATCAATCCCCCGATCACCGCAAGGATCACTGCTTCGAACAAGAACTGAAGAAGGATAAACTTATTTTTGGCCCCTAAGGATTTTTGGATTCCTATCAGGTTAGTTCGTTCCTTTACACTTACAAACATGATATTGGCAATTCCGAAACCACCAACAAGCAATGAAAATCCGCTAATGATTAGGCCCATGATATTCATTTGTCCGGTGATATTATCTATAAAATCTGTGAAACCCTGCAACTGATTAATAAAGAACGTATCGATATCATCGGGCTTAAGACCTCTGGAGAGCCGCATCTTTTGCTTTAACATGGCGACAAACTCACCGTTATCAACACCTTTTTCGGGTTTTACTATAATTTGGGGAAAAGTATTCTTATTGTTATTTCCGAAGATCTTTCTCGCCATATTAGCAGGGATCAATACTACAGTATCCTTAGAGTTTCCGAAGATACCTTTTCCTTCCTTTTCCAGCACTCCAATGACCGTAAACCTTCGTCCGTACAATCGTACTTTCTTACCCATAGCCTGAGCCGAAGAACCAAAAAGATTATTGGCGATCTCATCTCCCAGAACGATGACGGGTGTACCGCTGTTCGATTCCGATTCGTTAAAAAAGCGGCCTTCCTGAAGTTTTAAAGCTTCAATTTCGTAATACTCATGTGTAATAGCTCCCACCTGGACATTAGACACGGTATTCTCTTCAAATTTTATGTTATCCTGTGGAACATTGAGTGCGAAAGAAGCGGCTTCCAGATTGGGCATATTGCGCTTTACATACTGATATTCGTCATACGTCACATCGGGAAATTGCTGCCATTTCCAACGGGGAACGTCGGTTGGGCCAAATGAAAACCTCATGATGATGATGGTGCTGTTGTCTAAGCCGCTCATACTGCCTTCGATCTCCTTTTTGAGAGAATCGACCGCTGCCAGTATGGCGATGATGGAGAAGATCCCAATGGTCACACCTACCAGCGACAGGAAAGTTCTTAACTTGTTGTTTTTTAAGGCATTAATTGCAAAATTGAAACTTTCCTTAATGATTCGAAGATAAATGAGCATCGCGCGTAGTTTTCAATTTTAATTGTTAATAAAGATATGTCTTTTTCGGCGGTCTTATGTTACAAAAATAGTAGGTAATTGTGTACTTTTGACCTTTAATTTTTCAGAATGAACAGTACAAAAAAAGTAACTTCAGCATTAATTTCAGTATTTCACAAAGACGGACTTGAACCCATCGTAAAAAAATTGAACGATCTGGGCGTCATGATCTACTCCACCGGAGGCACACAAAAATTTATCAATGATCTTGGTATCAAGGTAATTCCGGTAGAAGATGTGACCGATTACCCTTCTATTTTGGGAGGCCGAGTAAAAACTCTCCACCCAAAGGTGTTTGGCGGAATTCTTAACCGTCAGGATAACGAAAATGACGTTCGGGAAATGGGTCAGTATAATATTCCACAACTGGATGTGGTGATCGTAGATCTTTATCCGTTCGAAAAAACGGTTGCCTCGGGGGCTTCAGAACAGGACATCATTGAAAAGATCGATATAGGTGGAATTTCTCTCATCCGTGCCGCTGCCAAGAATTTTAAAGACACCATTTGTGTATCTTCTATGGAGGATTACGAAGATTTTTTGGATGTACTTTCGGCCAATAATGGTGAAATCATGTTAGAGGATCGCAAACGATTTGCTGCAAAGGCTTTTAATGTATCATCGCATTATGACACAGCGATATTTAATTATTTTAATAGTGATCACAGTATTGCCGCATTGAAAATAAGTGAAACGAACGGAAAAGTGTTGCGGTATGGAGAAAACCCACATCAACGAGGATTTTTCTTCGGAAATTTTGATGAAATGTTCGATAAGCTACACGGAAAGGAACTAAGCTATAATAATCTTCTTGATGTGGATGCGGCCGTAAACCTGATGAATGAATTTATCGGGGAGGCACCTACATTTGCCATTTTAAAGCATAACAATGCCTGCGGAATAGCACAACGAGACACGGTGTTAGAAGCTTATACCGATGCTTTGGCCGGTGATCCTGTTTCGGCTTTTGGCGGAATTCTAATCAGCAATACTGAAATAGACGCAGTAACGGCAGAAGAAATACACAACCTTTTCTGTGAAGTAGTTATAGCGCCATCATTTTCTGAAGAGGCGATAGAAATTCTGAAAGGAAAAAAGAACCGGATACTGCTTGTTCAGAAAAAAACAGAACTTCCCGGAACCACCACCAGAAGTTGTCTTAACGGTGCTTTGGTGCAGGACCGGGATTCAATTACAGACGCGGTTGAAAATTTAACACATGCAACCAACAATAAACCCAATAATGCAGAGTTAGATGATTTATTGTTTGCTTCGAAGATTTGTAAGCACACTAAATCCAACACCATAGTTTTGGCAAAAGGAAAGCAGCTTTGTGCCAGTGGTACGGGACAAACCTCACGTGTTGACGCTTTGCGACAGGCAATTGAAAAAGCAAAGAAATTTAATTTTGATCTTGAAGGAGCAGTAATGGCCAGTGATGCATTTTTCCCCTTTCCCGATTGTGTAGAGATCGCAGACAAGGCCGGAATTTCTGCTGTAATTCAGCCGGGAGGATCAATAAAGGATGATTTGAGCATAGATTATTGCAATGCAAACGGAATGGCAATGGTATTTACCGGAACACGTCATTTTAAGCACTAAATTTTAGTACATTTGTGAAGAGCTGTGGCTCAGCACGTTTAATTTCAATACCGCCAAAATAGCTTATGGGATTTTTTGACTTCTTAACTGAAGAAATAGCCATCGATTTAGGAACTGCAAATACCCTTATCATTCATAACGATAAGGTAGTGGTTGATGCGCCTTCGATCGTAGCAAGAGACCGAACCACCGGAAAGATCATTGCCGTAGGTCGGGAGGCCAGCATGATGCAGGGTAAAACTCACGAAAATATTAAAACAATTCGTCCCTTAAAGGACGGGGTTATTGCCGACTTCGACGCCAGTGAGAAAATGATCAATATGTTCATTAAAGATATTCCGGCCTTAAAGAAGAAATGGCTTACCCCATCGTTGCGCATGGTGATTTGTATTCCCAGTGGGATCACTGAAGTAGAAATGCGTGCGGTGAAAGAAAGTGCTGAAAGGGTTAATGGAAAAGAGGTCTATCTTATTCATGAGCCTATGGCGGCAGCCATTGGTATTGGCGTAGATATCATGCAGCCCAAAGGAAATATGGTTGTCGATATTGGAGGAGGTACTACTGAAATTGCAGTCATTGCCCTAGGCGGTATCGTTTGTGATAAAAGTGTAAAGATCGCGGGGGATGTATTCACCAATGACATCATCTATTATATGCGAACTCAGCATAACCTGTATGTGGGGGAACGCACTGCAGAAAAGATAAAGATACAAATTGGTGCGGCTACCGAAGATCTCGAACTTCCACCCGAAGAAATGGCGGTACAAGGGCGTGACCTGCTAACCGGAAAACCAAAACAGGTGCAAACTTCCTATCGTGAAATTGCCAAAGCGTTGGATAAATCAATATTACGAATAGAAGATGCAGTAATGGAGACCCTGTCACAAACCCCACCGGAACTTGCTGCCGATATATACAATACCGGTATTTATCTGGCCGGAGGAGGCTCTATGCTTCGCGGACTGGATAAAAGATTATCTCAAAAAACAGATCTTCCGGTTTATATAGCCGAGGATCCGTTACGTGCGGTGGTTCGCGGTACCGGGATCTGTTTAAAAAACCTCAACAAGTACAAGAGTGTTTTGATCAAGTAAGGAATAGTATGCTATGCAACAGATTATCTTTTTCTTTATACGGAATAAAAATTTCCTGTTGTTCGCTATATTATTCGTTATTTCTCTGGGATTTACGCTTCAGACACATACATTCCACAACGGAAAATTTGTAAGTTCAGCTAATTTCTTTAGCGGTAGTATTTATTCCTTCCGCAGTGACATAACAAATTATTTCGATCTAAAAACTACGAATGAAAAGCTAGTAGAAGAAAATATAAGATTGCGTCGATTACTTGAAGGCTACAAGGAGAACTTTACAATGCCTTCTGTAGACACCACAAAAATTCCATCTAAGTATTTGTTCTTTGCTTCCAGGGTAATCAATAATAACTATTCGAGAAC is from Constantimarinum furrinae and encodes:
- a CDS encoding DUF3347 domain-containing protein; its protein translation is MKRYSLYLLIIGFTVLVSCADEKKNEEPEIVTVDTQKPLKSDEVALQGPIDVEFEEEGMKEIFTKYIEVKTALVYTDPANAAARASQLKKLLAKHNAGSNAIDATDNMVNASNIEELRRAFKIVTREMEPMVKKAIESGTVYKQYCPMAFNNTGAYWLSESKDIYNPYFGSKMLKCGRIDSEIKQN
- a CDS encoding four-helix bundle copper-binding protein translates to MRNEKLIHALGNCINHCNYCADACLDEENVKMMANCIRTDRVCAEVCSTLNQVLSTGYTNVNALVKYCIEVCNDCADECGKHEHDHCQECAKACRDCVEACKEFLA
- a CDS encoding heavy metal translocating P-type ATPase, translated to MKHDYQIHGMTCQGCRQHVEDVLTGIKGVAKAFVDLEKAEATIEMDSHIPLEVLQQALQEKGARYSITLPGHEQQHIPHKEKMPKGKGTGTYYCPMHCEGEKTYDAPGDCPVCGMDLVEEVSMMRTSQTQYTCPMHPEVVRDEPGDCPICGMNLVAMEPQESDENKSYKILRRKFWIALGFTLPIFLIAMSEMVHNNPIYTWMPMKYWNWVQFGLSIPVVFYATWMFFERAYRSVKTWNLNMFTLIGIGAGVAWLFSVFGMLFPDIFPAQFKTEAGTVHVYFEAATVILTLVLLGQLLEARAHQRTNSAVKELLKLAPNKAIRIVNGTEEEIAIDEISKGDVLRVKPGEKIPVDGSITKGETSVDESMISGEPVPVNKREGDGVSSGTINGNRSFEMKAEKVGSETLLAQIIQMVNNASRSRAPIQKLADTISGYFVPIVVLVSIITFVVWAIFGPDPAYVFALVNAIAVLIIACPCALGLATPMSVMVGVGKGAQNGVLIKNAEALETLNKVEVLIIDKTGTITEGTPSVEKVGVSEGGFSEKEVLQFVVSLNSLSEHPLAEATVQHGKMKDIEVLEATDFDAVTGKGVTGEVHGKKVAVGNQKLMEDVKAAVPEKLQVEILQQQKKGKTVPMVAVDNTVVGYVVISDAIKSTSKEAIATLQKKGIEVIMLTGDNEDTARAVANELNIKHFKAEVLPKQKLEEVERYQKEGKKVAMAGDGINDAPALAKSDVGIAMGTGTDVAIESAGITLVKGDLQGIVKAFTLSEKVMRNIKQNLFFALIYNTLGVPVAAGVLFPIFGILLSPMIAALAMSFSSVSVIANALRLRSIRLK
- the xrtF gene encoding exosortase family protein XrtF is translated as MKKLFKKYKSVIRFILLFLGVYLLLSLLYGLYLNFSKGGLYTPDFVTHLVARQSTAVISGLNYNAEIVAHNTDPTMKLIVNGDYVARIIEGCNSVSIIILFIAFVIAFAQKFKKTVLFILAGSVLIYAINILRIVILAIALYHYPEYEKVLHGVVFPGLIYGMVFLLWMLWVKMLNKTETNE
- a CDS encoding heavy-metal-associated domain-containing protein, whose amino-acid sequence is MKKSIIITVIVALVSVMGANAQKSMDQFLIQVDGLGCPFCAYGLEKKFKEFKGIKDVEIEIETGNFSFNYPSEKNLTMDAVQQQVEKAGYTPITAKIVRANGKVETSGVSESMVAEGAKLVTKSTVVAGKCGMCEARILKSAKTVNGVSTASWDKDTQMLEVTFDSNVANLETIEKAIAKVGHDTKSHKASKDTYESLPACCLYERLDQ
- a CDS encoding GAF domain-containing protein, giving the protein MPFDKLKPKVTTILANESESVDDRLTEVCELLQASIGYYDWVGFYFANHEARTLHLRAFAGEPTDHVVIPFGKGICGQVAESNENFVVADVKAQNNYIACSMYVKAEIVIPLFKDGVNVGQIDIDSHMADPFSPEDERFLEWVNERVSEIL
- a CDS encoding exosortase F system-associated membrane protein, producing MNKPVQILLVIVLTVGLVAIRMFEAVLFYDPLLEFFKTDHTTHPLPDLSEVCLLLHTGLRFVINTVLSLAILWVVFQKKEILELSVVLYLLLFIVAMIAFYLLIHSSEAGNHMALFYVRRFLIQPVFLLLLIPAFYFQKKY
- a CDS encoding ABC transporter permease, which produces MLIYLRIIKESFNFAINALKNNKLRTFLSLVGVTIGIFSIIAILAAVDSLKKEIEGSMSGLDNSTIIIMRFSFGPTDVPRWKWQQFPDVTYDEYQYVKRNMPNLEAASFALNVPQDNIKFEENTVSNVQVGAITHEYYEIEALKLQEGRFFNESESNSGTPVIVLGDEIANNLFGSSAQAMGKKVRLYGRRFTVIGVLEKEGKGIFGNSKDTVVLIPANMARKIFGNNNKNTFPQIIVKPEKGVDNGEFVAMLKQKMRLSRGLKPDDIDTFFINQLQGFTDFIDNITGQMNIMGLIISGFSLLVGGFGIANIMFVSVKERTNLIGIQKSLGAKNKFILLQFLFEAVILAVIGGLIGLFLVFIVSILASQFTGDFEFVLSPWNMFIGTAISAAIGLISGILPAISASKLDPVEAIRTGM
- a CDS encoding HYC_CC_PP family protein; amino-acid sequence: MKQLISILMSVLLLASSTGITYAQHFCGEYKMLSEITLGEKHLSCGMAMDMPGCEDETAAHDCCDNEYVNVETDNTFSKATFDIEFDKNFVTAFVSVFVLQTPENYPDKTNNFADYDPPPLERDLQILYETFLI
- a CDS encoding NHL repeat-containing protein, coding for MKNLIIAAAAVFTLFSCKQEEKPKSWQLSQTIITEGVNPIGIAHSAEGIWLSDGDHNRVVLIDENGKVRKTIDSLDRPMHISSENSEVVIPQYGNDQIMRWKEDVVNIMAIEDSLDAPAGVWRRGTEIAIADFYNNRILYSETGQDWISFGKEGKAEGEFYYPTDVQITEDRIWVADAYNNRIQAFDKTGKYLQQMGADQKMNAATGIYVSDMNVFVTDFENDRILVFDHQGVLQQEVSENIAKPTDLILINDKLHVINYRNGKINVFEWKEIVANPDGEHEDHDHHDHDH